The Methanothrix soehngenii GP6 genome has a window encoding:
- a CDS encoding DNA polymerase II large subunit, giving the protein MNNQDYFQLLQDGLDDAMAIAKMARRRGRDPTTDVEIPLAVDLAERVEKLIGIQGIAERIRHHEAEGLSREEAALAIGIDFAEGRLGAGASKIESVESAIRTSVALLTEGVVAAPMEGIARVDLGKNDDGTEYLKVYYAGPIRSAGGTAQALSVLVADYVRRSVGIAPWKPRPEEVERYVEEIGLYKRVAGLQYSPSDDEIRTIVRNCPICIDGEPTEEEEVSGYRDLDRIETNRVRGGIALVSAEGIALKRPKLKKHVSKLGISGWEWLDSLASGKKDGGDSTPKFLRDLIAGRPVFSHPSRPGGFRLRYGRARNTGLAAAGINPASMLLLGEFMAAGTQIKVEQPGKAAAVAPVSSIEGPTVRLLNGDVVRFDSDQDILEWMPISCKDPKTIQIALKAHVSRILDLGEILISYGEFLENNRPLAPASYAFEWWAAELLKAGGDPSGKESMDGEEAIALSREYSVPLHPAHTHLWHDLSIEDYDLLREVAASKGILESGRLILPLEAKESLETLLVLHKVRDGRIIIEDPLPFLLCLGIDWEGGSLKRRAEEAGGEPGGVDQAEDSILARVNRFTGIVVRARAPTRIGARMGRPEKSDKRLMRPPPHVLFPAGEEGGKGRSIQEAAKHSTNSSSGIINVQIERRVCKSCGKEGFAFNCECGSHTEKKRVCPKCNIPAPEKCPKCGQETNAVADMQIDVKKLYFQALESLGEREPESLKGVLGLFSRDKTPEPLEKGILRAKHGINIFKDGTVRYDLTDLPLTHFRPDEIGTSPEVLQSLGYGVDMHGDPLTRPDQVCELRIQDIVLSRDAGEYLLKVSWFVDELLAKFYHLEPFYNAQTPQDLIGKLMVGLAPHTSAGVLCRLIGYSPASAGFGHPFFHAAKRRNCDGDEDCVMLLMDALINFSMSYLPAKRGGKMDACLVMTTILNPAEVDKEAHNLDLTPVYPLEFYEATLTNTSPKDLEGRFDLVSKRLGTDQQYEGFNFSHATTDIAAGPKNSAYKTLETMIDKMDAQLELARMIRAVDEQDVAERVINSHFLPDLIGNLHAFSKQKVRCVKCGAKYRRPPLKETCPKCGGRMILTVHEGSVRKYLEVSIKVAEEYGVSSYTKQRLQLLKMEIDSLFKNEKARQTGLADFM; this is encoded by the coding sequence GTGAACAACCAAGATTATTTCCAGCTTTTGCAGGATGGCCTGGATGATGCCATGGCCATAGCCAAAATGGCTCGCAGACGGGGACGGGACCCCACGACTGATGTGGAGATACCCCTGGCGGTGGACCTGGCGGAGAGGGTGGAGAAGCTGATCGGCATCCAGGGAATTGCAGAGAGGATCCGGCATCACGAAGCGGAAGGATTGAGCCGGGAGGAGGCCGCGCTTGCCATTGGTATCGACTTCGCTGAGGGCCGGCTGGGTGCGGGGGCCAGCAAGATCGAGTCGGTGGAGAGCGCCATCCGCACCTCGGTGGCCCTGCTCACCGAGGGCGTAGTAGCCGCCCCCATGGAGGGCATTGCCCGGGTGGACCTGGGAAAGAACGATGACGGCACTGAGTATCTGAAGGTCTACTATGCCGGGCCGATAAGGTCTGCCGGGGGTACTGCTCAGGCGCTCTCCGTTCTCGTTGCGGATTATGTGAGGAGGAGCGTGGGCATCGCCCCCTGGAAGCCGCGCCCGGAGGAGGTGGAGCGCTATGTGGAGGAGATCGGCCTGTACAAGCGAGTGGCGGGCCTGCAGTACTCCCCCTCGGACGATGAGATCAGAACCATTGTGAGAAACTGCCCCATTTGCATAGACGGCGAGCCCACCGAGGAGGAGGAGGTCTCTGGATACCGGGACCTGGACAGAATAGAGACCAACCGGGTGCGAGGGGGTATCGCCCTGGTCTCGGCCGAGGGCATAGCCCTGAAGCGGCCCAAGCTCAAAAAGCATGTCAGCAAGCTAGGCATCTCCGGCTGGGAGTGGCTGGACTCCCTGGCCAGCGGCAAGAAGGATGGCGGGGACTCAACTCCCAAGTTCCTCCGCGACCTTATAGCGGGAAGGCCGGTCTTCTCCCATCCCTCCCGACCGGGGGGATTCAGGTTGCGCTATGGCCGGGCGAGGAACACCGGGCTTGCTGCTGCAGGTATCAATCCGGCCAGCATGCTTTTATTGGGAGAGTTCATGGCAGCGGGAACCCAGATCAAGGTGGAGCAGCCGGGCAAAGCGGCGGCGGTAGCGCCAGTCAGCTCGATTGAGGGGCCCACAGTGCGGCTGCTCAACGGGGATGTGGTGCGCTTTGACTCCGACCAGGATATACTGGAGTGGATGCCTATCAGCTGCAAAGATCCCAAGACCATCCAGATCGCCCTCAAGGCCCATGTATCCAGGATCCTGGATCTGGGAGAGATCCTGATCAGCTATGGGGAGTTTTTAGAGAACAACCGACCTTTGGCACCGGCCTCATATGCCTTTGAGTGGTGGGCGGCGGAGCTACTAAAAGCGGGCGGCGATCCATCGGGCAAAGAGTCTATGGATGGCGAAGAGGCTATTGCCTTGTCCAGAGAATATAGCGTTCCCCTTCATCCTGCTCATACCCACCTGTGGCATGACCTCTCCATAGAGGATTACGACCTATTGCGGGAGGTTGCGGCATCAAAAGGCATTCTGGAGTCGGGACGGCTGATTTTGCCTCTGGAGGCCAAGGAGTCCTTAGAGACCCTGCTGGTGCTGCACAAGGTCCGAGATGGAAGAATAATAATCGAGGACCCTCTGCCCTTCCTGCTGTGTCTGGGAATTGACTGGGAGGGTGGTTCATTGAAGAGGAGGGCTGAGGAGGCTGGGGGCGAGCCGGGTGGGGTCGATCAGGCAGAGGACTCGATCCTGGCCAGGGTCAACCGATTCACTGGCATTGTGGTTCGGGCCCGGGCGCCCACTCGCATCGGAGCCCGCATGGGCCGGCCCGAGAAGTCTGACAAGAGGCTGATGAGGCCGCCGCCTCATGTTCTTTTCCCCGCGGGAGAGGAAGGGGGCAAGGGCCGGTCCATTCAGGAGGCGGCAAAGCACTCCACCAACAGCTCCTCCGGGATCATCAATGTTCAGATCGAGCGGCGGGTGTGCAAGAGCTGCGGCAAGGAGGGATTCGCCTTCAATTGCGAGTGCGGCAGCCATACTGAGAAGAAGAGGGTCTGCCCCAAATGCAATATCCCCGCTCCTGAGAAGTGTCCCAAATGCGGCCAGGAGACCAATGCGGTAGCAGATATGCAGATCGATGTCAAAAAGCTCTATTTTCAGGCCCTGGAGAGTCTGGGGGAGAGGGAGCCCGAGTCGCTGAAAGGGGTTTTAGGACTCTTCTCCCGGGACAAGACCCCTGAGCCCCTGGAGAAGGGAATCCTGAGGGCCAAGCACGGGATTAACATCTTCAAGGACGGCACAGTGAGATACGACCTCACCGATCTGCCCCTCACCCATTTCCGGCCGGACGAGATCGGCACCAGCCCGGAAGTTCTGCAGAGCCTGGGCTATGGCGTGGATATGCATGGCGATCCTTTAACCCGTCCGGATCAGGTCTGCGAGCTGAGGATCCAGGATATCGTCCTATCCCGGGATGCGGGCGAATACCTCCTGAAGGTATCCTGGTTTGTGGACGAGCTGCTGGCCAAGTTCTATCATCTGGAACCATTCTATAATGCCCAAACCCCCCAGGATCTGATCGGAAAGCTGATGGTGGGCCTGGCCCCCCATACCTCTGCAGGAGTTCTATGCCGGCTGATAGGCTACAGCCCGGCATCGGCTGGGTTTGGCCATCCCTTCTTCCATGCGGCCAAACGGAGAAACTGCGATGGGGACGAGGACTGCGTCATGCTGCTCATGGATGCCCTGATAAACTTCTCCATGTCCTACCTTCCCGCGAAAAGGGGTGGGAAGATGGACGCCTGTCTGGTCATGACCACCATTCTCAACCCGGCGGAGGTGGACAAGGAGGCTCATAACCTGGATCTGACCCCGGTCTATCCCCTGGAGTTCTACGAGGCCACCCTCACCAACACCAGCCCCAAGGACCTGGAGGGGAGGTTCGATCTGGTGTCCAAGCGGCTGGGCACCGACCAGCAGTATGAGGGGTTCAACTTCAGTCATGCCACCACGGACATCGCCGCCGGGCCGAAGAACAGCGCCTACAAGACACTGGAGACCATGATCGATAAGATGGATGCCCAGCTGGAGCTGGCGCGGATGATCCGGGCGGTGGACGAGCAGGACGTAGCAGAGCGGGTGATCAACTCTCATTTCCTGCCCGACCTTATTGGCAATCTGCATGCTTTCTCCAAGCAGAAGGTGAGGTGCGTGAAGTGCGGAGCCAAGTATAGAAGGCCTCCACTGAAAGAGACCTGCCCCAAATGCGGCGGCAGGATGATTCTCACTGTGCATGAGGGCAGCGTGCGGAAGTATCTGGAGGTCTCGATCAAGGTGGCAGAGGAGTATGGGGTGAGCAGCTACACCAAGCAGAGGCTGCAGCTTTTGAAGATGGAGATCGACTCCCTCTTCAAGAACGAGAAGGCCAGGCAGACCGGGCTTGCGGATTTCATGTGA
- the mntA gene encoding type VII toxin-antitoxin system MntA family adenylyltransferase antitoxin: MDKKRVLESIGFILDGFDEIDLAYVFGSFLKRDDFHDIDLAIHLCREKSPYERFKFSGKVARDLEEGVEPRMEFDVRILNYAPVYFQYEVISNGIVVLERDQENRIDFEAHLISEYLDLKHMYDRLDRAFLARA, from the coding sequence ATGGATAAAAAGAGAGTCCTTGAGAGCATTGGTTTCATCCTTGATGGATTTGACGAGATCGATCTGGCCTATGTCTTTGGATCATTTCTCAAGAGAGACGACTTTCATGATATTGACTTAGCCATTCATCTTTGCAGAGAGAAATCCCCTTATGAAAGGTTCAAGTTTTCTGGGAAGGTTGCGAGGGATCTGGAAGAAGGAGTGGAGCCCAGGATGGAGTTCGATGTTCGTATTCTCAATTATGCTCCGGTATATTTTCAGTATGAGGTTATAAGCAATGGGATAGTGGTATTGGAAAGAGATCAAGAGAATAGGATCGATTTCGAGGCTCATCTAATATCGGAATATCTGGACTTGAAGCATATGTATGACCGCCTTGATAGAGCCTTCCTGGCCAGAGCCTGA
- a CDS encoding transposase: MAEKGYNKDRIHIPQINIVLLCSADTGLPTMIRPLPGSVKDIKTLSNSLLELDIRGKVLILDRGFFSEEIFNFLDKLEISYLIPARRNSHYYEERIHLNEHFRYHKRLIRCGCKKLGNKYLYLFEDQVLMLEERDTLYDKLDAGRITKVELHEEMKKSGRILIISNRKMNEQEAYELFKRRESVEKMFDTYKSTLSADRLYLHDDESVFGHVFIAFLSLYAYCKLELLLKKAGANKKMTPGDLLFEFSKVYHIDFGEHGKIMEVPKKIRDIEAKLGLNIFPT, encoded by the coding sequence TTGGCCGAAAAGGGCTACAATAAGGACCGAATTCATATCCCTCAAATCAATATTGTTCTGCTTTGTAGCGCTGATACAGGATTGCCGACGATGATAAGACCTCTCCCCGGCAGTGTTAAAGATATTAAGACGTTAAGCAACTCACTTCTTGAACTCGATATTCGTGGCAAGGTATTGATTCTTGATAGAGGATTCTTCTCAGAAGAGATATTTAATTTCCTTGATAAATTGGAGATATCATATCTAATTCCTGCAAGAAGAAATAGCCACTATTATGAGGAACGCATTCATCTTAATGAACATTTTCGCTATCATAAGCGATTGATAAGATGCGGATGCAAGAAGCTAGGAAACAAATATCTCTATCTCTTCGAGGATCAAGTCCTGATGCTTGAAGAGCGCGATACCCTTTATGATAAACTGGATGCAGGTAGGATCACAAAGGTAGAACTTCACGAGGAGATGAAAAAATCAGGGCGTATTCTCATCATATCTAATCGAAAAATGAATGAACAAGAAGCCTATGAATTATTTAAGAGAAGAGAAAGTGTTGAGAAGATGTTTGACACCTATAAATCAACATTATCAGCTGATAGGTTATATTTGCATGATGATGAAAGCGTCTTTGGACATGTGTTTATAGCATTTTTATCTCTTTATGCCTACTGCAAACTCGAATTGCTATTAAAGAAGGCTGGGGCAAATAAAAAAATGACACCTGGCGACTTACTCTTTGAGTTCAGCAAAGTATATCATATTGATTTTGGAGAACATGGGAAAATAATGGAAGTTCCTAAGAAAATTAGAGATATTGAAGCTAAACTTGGGCTAAACATATTCCCCACGTAG